TCTCGTTGATTTTGGTGTTGACCAGCAAGATGCCGAGCACACCGCCTACCACCAGCACCACGATCAGCGCCGCGAACGGCGCACGCGGCACCGACACCGGCGCCGGCGGCGCCACCCGCAGCCGGGGCGGGCTGACGTCGCTCCGCTCGGCCGGCCGCAACGCCGCGGTGCCCTGGACGGGGAACTCACGCGCCCCCCGCACGCGGTTCTCCGCCGGCCGAGCCGCTCGCGGCGTGCCCGACCCGACGCGCGTGGCCCGCTCCGCCGCGGTCCGGCCCCCCGACCGCGGTGCGCGCTGCCCGCCGCCGGTCACGTTCCGGCGGTCGCGCTTGTCAATCATGTCCCTCCCCCTCTTCTTCCGTCCCTGTCCCGTCCCCCGGGGTCGGCCGCCGCGCGGTCGACCCCGCCCCCGGTTGGTGCATCGCCCGGACCCGCCGGCGGTACCGTTCGCGGTCGGTACGCCGGTGCTGCTCCGCGGCCGGGTCAAGCCGCTCCGCGGCCCGCAGCCGCACCGAGGCGGCTCGCGGGTTCCCCGCGACCTCCACCTCGCTCGGCAGTTCCGCGCCCCGGCTGAGTAGCCGGAACGTCGGACCGGACCCGGGCAGTTCGACCGGAAGGTCGACCGGGCCCGTGCTGCGGACCCGGTCGGCCAGCGCCGCCTTGGTAAGCCGGTCCTCCAGCGAGTGGTAGGACAGAACCACCAGGCGGCCCCCCACCGTGAGCCGGTCGAGCGCCGCCGGCAACGCCGCCTCCAGCGCCGCCAGCTCTTTGTTTACCTCTATCCGTAAAGCCTGGAACGTTCTCTTTGCCGGGTGACCGCCGGTCCGTCGGGCTGGCGCCGGGATACTCTCCCGGACCAGCTCGGCCAACCGCGCCGACGAGGTGATCGGAGCGCCCTCCCGCTCGCGGACGATCGCCGACGCGATCCGGGTCGCGAACTTCTCCTCGCCGTAGACCCGCAACACTCGGGCCAACTGCGGATGGGAGTAGGTGTTGACCACCTCCTCGGCGGTCACCCCCGGGTCTGGTCCATCCGCATGTCCAGCGGGGCGTCCTGCGCGTACGCGAACCCGCGGTCGGGCGCGTCGAGCTGTAACGAGGAGACGCCGAGGTCGAACAGGACCGCGTCGACAGCTGGAAGGCCGAGCCGGTCCAGCACCTCGGGCAGCTCGTCGTAGACCGCGTGCTCCAGGTGGATCCGGTCGGCGAAGCGCGCCAGCCGTACCCGTGCGTGCGCCAGCGCCTCGGTGTCCCGGTCGAGCCCGACCAGAACGGTGTGCGGGTGCGTCGCCAGCACCGCCTCGGCGTGTCCGCCGAGGCCCAGCGTGGCGTCGACATGGACCGTCCGCTCGCCCCGGCCCAGCGCGGGAGCCAGCAGCTCGAGACACCGCTCGAGCAGCACCGGCACGTGCGTACCGCGTAGCTCCCCCATGTCGACCCCCACTGTTCAGATCCGTCCGTCGTCTAGCGCCTGTCGTCGGACGACGCCGTACCGTCGTACCGCCAGATCCCCATCCGCTCCCGCCCGCCTTCCGGCCACGGCCCCCCATCGGATCGTGCGCCTGGCACCGGGGAAGGGATGCCAGGAACTCGAAAGCGGCTGGAGATCTCGCAGTACGCCGGGCGCCGTCACGCCCTACAGACCGCCGGGCAGCACCCCCTCCTCGATGTCGGCGAAGCCGTCTTCGCTCTCCGCGAGGTAGGTCTCCCAGGCGACCTTGTCCCAGATCTCCACTCGGGTGTGCGCGCCGATCACAACCAGATCGCGGTCGAGGGCGGCATACTCCCGCAGGTGGGCCGGGATGGTGACCCGCCCCTGCTTGTCGGGAACCTCGTCGTGCGCGCTGGCGAAGAAGACCCGACCGTAAGCCCGGGCCGCCTTGTGTGTCATGGGTTGGGCGCGCAGCTGATCCGCGATTCGGTGGAACTCGGGCGTCGGAAAAACGTAGAGGCAGCGCTCCTGCCCTTTGGTGATCACGACACCCCCCGCCAGCTCGTCCCGGAACTTCGCCGGAAGGATCAACCGGCCCTTGTCGTCCAGACGCGGGGTGTGGGTGCCGAGGAACATCGACCCACCCCCTCGCCCTTCTAGCGGCGTTCGCGGCGCCGCTAACCCCCCGGGCCGGTGGGCCCCTCCCGGCCTCACCATCGCGCCCCACTCTACTCCACTTCCCTCCACCTGCAACCAGATTTGCCCGCGCGGCGCGCGTCCTCGCCGACCAAAACCGCACGTCAGGAGGGGTGGAGCAGAGTGGAGGGCCGGACCGGCCGCACGGCCGGCGTCCGCTTTCCGACATAGATCGACTCCGTCCGGCCGATGCCGGTCCGACCGGCCGCCGCGGCAGAACCGCACGAACGGTTCGCCGTCGGCGGCGATCTGGCGGGTCCGCCGGTGGAGTAACCTCGCTCGCGTGACGGACGCGAAGATGCCCCTACGGGCGAAGGTGGCCAGCTCCGTGTCGCGAACGGCCGCGGCGTTGTCGCGGGCCGCGGGTCGCGGCGACGGCTCGGTCATCGGCGGCTGGATCGGACTCAAGATCGACCCGGACCTGCTCGCCCACCTCGCCGCCGGTCGCACCATCGCCCTGATCTCCGGCACCAACGGCAAGACAACCACCACTCGGCTGGCCACAGCCGCCGTCGGCGTGCTCGGCCGGGTCGCCACCAACTCGTTCGGTGCGAACATGCCCAGCGGGCACACCTCCGCCCTGGCCAAGGCCGGCAGCACTCCGTACGCGGTGCTCGAGGTCGACGAGCACTACCTGGCGCAGGTGCTCGACGCCACCGACGCCCACGTGGTGGCGCTGCTCAACCTCTCCCGCGACCAGCTCGACCGGGCCAAGGAGGTCGCCATGATGGCGCAGCTCTGGCGCGCGGCGCTGGTCCGGCACCCGAGCCTTCGGGTCGTCGCCAACGCCGACGACCCGATGGTGGTGTGGGCGGCCAGCCCTCCGCCGAACCACGACCACCGGATCACGCCACCGCGGGTCACCTGGTTCAGCGCGGGCCAGCGCTGGCACGACGACTCGTGGGTCTGCCCGGAGTGCGGCTCCACCATCGTCCGCGAGGGCGAGCAGTGGTGGTGCACCGGCTGCCCGCTACGCCGCCCCCAGCCCCAGTGGATGGTGGAGGACGACGGCGTCGTCGACCCGACCGGCGCCTGGCACAAGATCCAGCTCCTGCTCCCCGGCAAGGTCAACCTCGGCAACGCCGCCACCGCCCTGGCCGTCGCGGCGGAGTTCGGCGCACGCCCCGTCGACGCGGTGCTCAAGCTCGGCACGGTCTCCTCGATCGCCGGACGGTACGCGCAGGTCGAGCGTGACGGGCGGTTGATCCGGCTGCTGCTGGCGAAGAACCCGGCCAGCTGGCTGGAAGCGTTCGACATGGCCGACGAGGCACCGACCCTGCTCTCGATCAACGCCCGCGATCCCGACGGGCTGGACACCTCCTGGCTCTTCGACGTCGACTTCAGCCCACTCCGCGGCCGGCAGGTGCTCATCACCGGTGATCGGGCGTACGACCTGGCGGTCCGGCTCGACGTCAACGACGTGCCGTTCCAGCACGTCCGCACGTTCGCCGAGGCCGTCCGGACCGCCCCACCGGGCCGACTGGAGGTCATCGCGAACTACACCGCGTTCCAGGACATCCGAGCGGAGTTGGACCGTGTCAACTGAAAGCCTACGTATCGTCTGGGTCTACCCTGATCTGCTGTCCACCTACGGCGACCGCGGCAACGCGCTGATCCTGGCCCGCCGCGCCCAGCAGCGCGGCTTCCCGGTCGAGGTGCTGGAGGTCCGTTCCGACCAGCCCCTGCCGGCCACCGCGGACATCTATCTCATCGGCGGTGGTGAGGACGGGCCGCAGGCGCTGGGCGCACAGCGGTTGATCGCCGACGGCGGCCTGCACCGGGCTGTCGCCCAGGGGTCGGTGGTGCTCGGTGTCTGCGCCGGCTACCAACTGCTCGGCGCCTCCTTCTTCGCCAAGGGCACGCGGTGCGCCGGGCTGGAGCTGCTCGACCTCTCGTCGGACCGGGGCCCCACCCGGGCTGTCGGCGAGGTGGCCGGCGACGTCGACCCCCGGCTAGGGCTTCCGCCGCTGAGCGGCTTCGAGAACCACGGCGGGCGTACCCACGTCGGCCCCGAGGCGGCACCGCTGGCCCGGGTCACCGCCGGCGTCGGCAACGACGGGGCGACCGAGGGCGCGTGGCGCGGCAAGCTGCTCGGCACCTACGTGCACGGCCCGGCACTGGCCCGCAACCCGGCCCTGGCCGACCTGCTGCTGCGCTGGGCCACCGGTGTCAACCAACTCCCCCCGCTGGACGACACCTGGTCCGACCGCCTCCGTGCCGAGCGCCGCGCCGCGGTGGCCGCCGCCGCGCGGCCGTGACCCGCGGTGGCAACCGTCCAGCCACGACCCGCGACGGCCGCCGCCCGATCCTGATCCCCACCCGCCGGCGGCTGGTACCCGATGCCGCGGCCGTCCGGTTCGGCGGGCTGCTGCTCCTGCTGGTGGTCCTCGCCCCGGTCGCGCTGCTGGCCCCCCGTCCGGAGCTGGCGGACCTGCCGGGGCTCGCCGACCGGCTGGGTGGGTACGCCCCGGTGGCCGCGGTCGTCGGCGGTGCGCTGCTGCTCGTCGCGCTGGTCCCGCGGACCTTCGTCACGCTGGCCTCCGGTGCGCTCTTCGGCGCGCTGGACGGGGCCGCGTACGCGCTCGGCGCGGCGCTGCTGGCCGCCGCGATCGGCTTCACGATCGGCCGGGTCCTCGGCCGGGAGTTCGTCGCCGCCCGGGTACGTGGGCGGCTGGCCCGGTTGGACGGCTGGTTCGCCCGGCAGAGCGTGCTCGGCGTGGTCACCGTCCGGCTGCTGCCGATCGCCGGGTTCGGGCTGGTCAGCTACGGCTACGGCACCACCGGCGCGCGGGTGCTGCCGTTCCTGGCCGGCAGCGTCGTCGCCTCCGCGCCGACCGCCTTCGGGTACGCGGCGATCGGCGCCGCAGTGACCTCCCCCGACGAGGTCACCTGGTTCGCCGCCGCCCCCGCCGGACTCGGCCTGATCGCCAGCGGGGTGCTCATCTATCGCTGGTGGCGCACCGAACGCATCCGCCGCCACGCCCCCACCTAACCCGCCCGCCCACCCGTCCGTGCCCTCGCGCCAACGTCCGCGCGCTGTTCGGGGACGGTGTGCCGTCCGGCGCCTGGCGCACGTACGCCGCCTGGCCGTGGTCGCCGCGCTGATCACCACCCTGGCACTGCGCCACCGCGACCCGTAGACCAGCTTTGTCCCATCTCGCCGATCATGGCAGTTGTGGTGGGGATCGGCCGCTCGTCGCGGGCGATCCGGGCACCACCACTCCATGATCGACGGGGGGCGTCAGGCGACGACGGAGACCATTCGGCCGGGGACGACGATGACCTTGCGGGGCGCCTTGCCAGCCAGGAACGCGGCGACCGCGTCCAGAGCTTCCGCGCGCACGTCGTCCTGGGTGGCGTCGACGGGCACCTCGACCCGGCCGCGCACCTTCCCGTTGACCTGCACCGGGTAGGTCACCGTCTCGGCCACCAGCAGGGCCGGGTCCGCCACCGGGAAGTCCGCGTACGTCAGCGAGGTCTGGTGCCCCATCCGGCGCCACAGCTCCTCCGCCACGTGCGGGGCGAACGGGGCCAGCATCAGCACCAGCGGCTCGGCCACCTCGCGCGGGGTCTCCGGCAGCCGGGTCAGCGCGTTGGTCAGCTCGATCAGCTTGGCGATCGCGGTGTTGAACCGGATCCCCTCCATGTCGGCCCGGACACCGTCGACCACCTTGTGCAGCAGCCGGCGGGTCGCCTCGTCGGCCGGGGTGTCGACCACCCGTAGCGCGCCGCTCCGCTCGTCCACGACCGCCCGCCACACCCGCTGCAGGAACCGGAACGAGCCGACCACCGCCCGGGTCTCCCACGGACGGGAGACCTCCAACGGGCCCATCGACATCTCGTACACCCGGAAGGTGTCCGCCCCGTACGCGGCGCACATCTCGTCCGGGGTCACCACGTTCTTCAGGGACTTGCCCATCTTGCCGTACTCGCGGTTGACCTGGACGTCGCCCAGCCAGTGGCCGCCGTCCCGCTCGGCCACCTCCTCCGCCGGCACGTACGCCCCACGCGCGTCGGTGTACGCGTACGCCTGGATGTAGCCCTGGTTGAACAGCTTCCGGAACGGCTCCAACGAGGACACGTGGCCCAGGTCGTACAGCACCTTGTGCCAGAAGCGGGCGTACAGCAGGTGTAGTACCGCGTGCTCGGCGCCGCCGACGTACAGGTCGGTGCCCCCGCAGTCGCCCTCGCCGCGCGGTCCCATCCAGTACCGCTCGTTCTCCGGGTCGACGAAGCGGTCGGCGTTGGTCGGGTCCAGGTAACGCAGCTCGTACCAGCAGGAGCCGGCCCACTGCGGCATCACGTTGGTCTCGCGGGTGTACCGCTTCGGCCCGTCGCCCAGGTCCAGCTCGACCTCGACCCAGTCGCGGCGGCGGGACAGCGGCGTCTCCGGGTTCGACGCCGCGTCCTGCGGGTCGAACGTGCGCGGCGAGAAGTCGTCCACCTCGGGCAGTTCGACCGGCAGCAGCTCCGCCGGCAGCGCGACCGCCGCGCCGGTGGAGTCGTACACGATCGGGAACGGCTCGCCCCAGTAGCGCTGCCGGCTGAACAGCCAGTCCCGCAGCCGGTAGGTCACCGCGCCCCGGCCACGCCCGTTCGCCTCCAGCCAGGCGATGATCCGCGCCTTGGCCTCGGCGATCCCCAGGCCGTTCAGGTCCAGGCCACGGCCGGGCGCGGCGCTGTTGATCGCCGGCCCCTCCCCCGCGTACGCCTTGCCGTCGAAGCCCTCGGCCGGCTGCACGGTCCGCACGATCGGCAGCTCGAAGACCTCGGCGAACGCCCAGTCCCGCTCGTCCTGCGCGGGTACCGCCATGATCGCGCCGGTGCCGTAGCCGGCCAGCACGTAGTCGGCAATGAAGATCGGGATCTGCGTGTCGGCGACCGGATTGGTGGCGTACGCGCCGATGAACACGCCGGTCTTGGCCTTTGTGTCGGCCTGCCGCTCGACGTCGGTCTTGGCGGCGGCGGCCTTGCGGTACGCCTGGACCGCCGCGCGGGGAGTGGCGTGCCCACCGGTCCAGGCGTCCTTCGTCCCCGCCGGCCACTGCACCGGCACCAGCTCGTCCACCAGCTCGTGCTCTGGCGCCAGCACCATGTAGGTGGCGCCGAAGATGGTGTCCGGCCGGGTGGTGAAGACCCGGATCGGCTCGCCGGTCGTCGGAAAGTCGATGTGCGCGCCGGTGGAGCGGCCGATCCAGTTACGCTGCATCAGCTTGATCGGCTCGGGCCAGTCCAGGGTGTCCAGGTCGTCCAGCAGCCGGTCGCCGTACGCGGTGATCCGCATCATCCACTGCTTCAGGTTTCGCTTGAAGACCGGGTAGTTCCCCCGCTCGGAGCGCCCGTCGGCGGTGACCTCCTCGTTGGCCAGGACGGTGCCCAGCCCCGGGCACCAGTTGACGGGGGCCTCCGAGACGTACGCCAGCCGGTGGTCGTCGACGATGCCGCGACGCTCCGCCTCGGTCAGCTCGGCCCACGGCCGCCCGTCCGGGGTGCGCCGCGTCCCGCCGGTGAACTCGGCGATCAGCTCGGCGACCGGGCGGGCCCGCTTCGCGCCGACGTCGTACCAGGAGTTGTAGATCTGCAGGAAGATCCACTGGGTCCAGCGGTAGAAGTCGGTGTCGATGGTGGCCACCGAGCGCCGCTCGTCGTGGGCCAGTCCCAGCCGGCGCAGCTGCGCCTTGTACCGGGTGATGTTCTCCTCGGTGGTGGTACGCGGGTGGGTGCCGGTCTGCACCGCGTACTGCTCGGCGGGCAGCCCGAACGCGTCGAAGCCCATCGCGTGGAGCACGTTGCGACCGGCCATCCGCTGGTAGCGGGCGAAACAGTCGGTGCCGATGTAGCCCAGCGGGTGCCCGACGTGCAGGCCGGCGCCCGACGGGTACGGGAACATGTCCAGCACGTACAGCTTCTCCGCGCCCGCGCGGGGATGGTCGGGG
The sequence above is a segment of the Micromonospora sp. WMMA1363 genome. Coding sequences within it:
- a CDS encoding VTT domain-containing protein, which gives rise to MTRGGNRPATTRDGRRPILIPTRRRLVPDAAAVRFGGLLLLLVVLAPVALLAPRPELADLPGLADRLGGYAPVAAVVGGALLLVALVPRTFVTLASGALFGALDGAAYALGAALLAAAIGFTIGRVLGREFVAARVRGRLARLDGWFARQSVLGVVTVRLLPIAGFGLVSYGYGTTGARVLPFLAGSVVASAPTAFGYAAIGAAVTSPDEVTWFAAAPAGLGLIASGVLIYRWWRTERIRRHAPT
- the mraZ gene encoding division/cell wall cluster transcriptional repressor MraZ — translated: MFLGTHTPRLDDKGRLILPAKFRDELAGGVVITKGQERCLYVFPTPEFHRIADQLRAQPMTHKAARAYGRVFFASAHDEVPDKQGRVTIPAHLREYAALDRDLVVIGAHTRVEIWDKVAWETYLAESEDGFADIEEGVLPGGL
- a CDS encoding glutamine amidotransferase, which translates into the protein MSTESLRIVWVYPDLLSTYGDRGNALILARRAQQRGFPVEVLEVRSDQPLPATADIYLIGGGEDGPQALGAQRLIADGGLHRAVAQGSVVLGVCAGYQLLGASFFAKGTRCAGLELLDLSSDRGPTRAVGEVAGDVDPRLGLPPLSGFENHGGRTHVGPEAAPLARVTAGVGNDGATEGAWRGKLLGTYVHGPALARNPALADLLLRWATGVNQLPPLDDTWSDRLRAERRAAVAAAARP
- a CDS encoding MurT ligase domain-containing protein; the protein is MPLRAKVASSVSRTAAALSRAAGRGDGSVIGGWIGLKIDPDLLAHLAAGRTIALISGTNGKTTTTRLATAAVGVLGRVATNSFGANMPSGHTSALAKAGSTPYAVLEVDEHYLAQVLDATDAHVVALLNLSRDQLDRAKEVAMMAQLWRAALVRHPSLRVVANADDPMVVWAASPPPNHDHRITPPRVTWFSAGQRWHDDSWVCPECGSTIVREGEQWWCTGCPLRRPQPQWMVEDDGVVDPTGAWHKIQLLLPGKVNLGNAATALAVAAEFGARPVDAVLKLGTVSSIAGRYAQVERDGRLIRLLLAKNPASWLEAFDMADEAPTLLSINARDPDGLDTSWLFDVDFSPLRGRQVLITGDRAYDLAVRLDVNDVPFQHVRTFAEAVRTAPPGRLEVIANYTAFQDIRAELDRVN
- the leuS gene encoding leucine--tRNA ligase; amino-acid sequence: MTEVAAPASDIPPFRYTAALADEIENRWQDIWEREGTFHAPNPTGPLADPDHPRAGAEKLYVLDMFPYPSGAGLHVGHPLGYIGTDCFARYQRMAGRNVLHAMGFDAFGLPAEQYAVQTGTHPRTTTEENITRYKAQLRRLGLAHDERRSVATIDTDFYRWTQWIFLQIYNSWYDVGAKRARPVAELIAEFTGGTRRTPDGRPWAELTEAERRGIVDDHRLAYVSEAPVNWCPGLGTVLANEEVTADGRSERGNYPVFKRNLKQWMMRITAYGDRLLDDLDTLDWPEPIKLMQRNWIGRSTGAHIDFPTTGEPIRVFTTRPDTIFGATYMVLAPEHELVDELVPVQWPAGTKDAWTGGHATPRAAVQAYRKAAAAKTDVERQADTKAKTGVFIGAYATNPVADTQIPIFIADYVLAGYGTGAIMAVPAQDERDWAFAEVFELPIVRTVQPAEGFDGKAYAGEGPAINSAAPGRGLDLNGLGIAEAKARIIAWLEANGRGRGAVTYRLRDWLFSRQRYWGEPFPIVYDSTGAAVALPAELLPVELPEVDDFSPRTFDPQDAASNPETPLSRRRDWVEVELDLGDGPKRYTRETNVMPQWAGSCWYELRYLDPTNADRFVDPENERYWMGPRGEGDCGGTDLYVGGAEHAVLHLLYARFWHKVLYDLGHVSSLEPFRKLFNQGYIQAYAYTDARGAYVPAEEVAERDGGHWLGDVQVNREYGKMGKSLKNVVTPDEMCAAYGADTFRVYEMSMGPLEVSRPWETRAVVGSFRFLQRVWRAVVDERSGALRVVDTPADEATRRLLHKVVDGVRADMEGIRFNTAIAKLIELTNALTRLPETPREVAEPLVLMLAPFAPHVAEELWRRMGHQTSLTYADFPVADPALLVAETVTYPVQVNGKVRGRVEVPVDATQDDVRAEALDAVAAFLAGKAPRKVIVVPGRMVSVVA